From one Pogoniulus pusillus isolate bPogPus1 unplaced genomic scaffold, bPogPus1.pri S76, whole genome shotgun sequence genomic stretch:
- the SP1 gene encoding transcription factor Sp1 isoform X3, with protein sequence MAAVKPEKGEGDANSNSSAGSGEGQESQPSPLALLAATCSRIESPNENSNSSQGGQQGGGSSELDLSAAAAQIAQSANGWQIISTGSTTPTPSKEQGGNNGGNGGEGSKSRPVSAGQYVVTTASNLQNQQVLTGLPGVIPNIQYQVIPQFQTIDGQQLQFATTPTQVNVQQDAAGQLQIIPGTNQQIITSRAGTSNLIAMPNLLQQAVPIQGVGLANNTLSGQTQYVANVPVALNGNITLLPVNSVAASLAATSQTVTMSSSGSPDSSSQTVTSSSAATSTNVATSQASSGAFFTNANSYSTTTTTTNMGIMNFSTGATVGSSVQSQNPQRVSGGQSSDSLQSPVSGVALQGGQQKEGEQSQQSQQQQQQQQQQQILIQPQLVQGGQTIQALQTTPLSGQSFATQAISQDALQNLQLQAVPNSGPIIIRTPTVGPNGQVSWQTIQLQNLQVQNPQAQTITLAPMQGVSLGQTGSTSTTLTPIASLPSGTVTVNAAQLSSVPGLQTINLSALGASGIQVHQLQGLPLAIANATGDHGTQLGLHGTSGDGLGDENTAVEEGETSPDPQPQQGKKTRREACTCPYCKDNEGRSSGDPGKKKQHICHIPGCGKVYGKTSHLRAHLRWHTGERPFICNWILCGKRFTRSDELQRHKRTHTGEKKFACPECPKRFMRSDHLSKHIKTHQNKKGAAGSSVAMNVSAVAMDSAGSAEGNGSSAPSALIATNMVAMEAICPEGIARLASSGINVMQVADLQSINISGNGF encoded by the exons ATGGCAGCCGTGAAGCCCGAGAAGGGCGAAGGCGACGccaacagcaacagcagtgcaggcagcggGGAGGGCCAG gaATCACAGCCTTCCccgctggctctgctggcagccacctGCAGCCGGATCGAGTCTCCCAACGAGAACTCCAACAGCtcccagggtgggcagcagggaggagggagcagtgagctggacctgagtgctgctgctgctcagattgCTCAGTCTGCCAACGGCTGGCAGATCATCTCCACCGGTTCCACCACCCCGACCCCTTCCAAGGAGCAAGGTGGCAACAACGGTGGCAACGGCGGGGAGGGCTCCAAGAGCCGCCCAGTGAGCGCCGGGCAGTATGTGGTGACCACAGCCTCCAACCTGCAGAACCAGCAGGTCCTgacagggctgccaggagtcaTCCCAAACATCCAGTACCAGGTCATtccccagtttcaaaccatcgaTGGGCAGCAGCTTCAGTTTGCCACCACCCCTACCCAAGTCAACGTCCAGCAGGACGCTGCCGGGCAGCTCCAGATCATCCCTGGCACCAATCAGCAGATCATCACGAGCAGGGCTGGGACCAGTAACCTCATCGCCATGcccaacctgctgcagcaggctgtgcccatCCAGGGCGTGGGCTTGGCCAACAACACCCTCTCAGGGCAAACCCAGTATGTGGCCAATGTCCCCGTGGCCCTCAATGGCAACATCACCTTGCTGCCAGTCAACAGCgtggctgccagcttggctgccACCTCGCAGACGGTGACCAtgagcagctctggctctccagacagcagctcccaaactgtcacctccagctctgctgccacttCCACCAACGTGGCCACGTCCCAGGCCAGCTCCGGAGCCTTCTTCACCAACGCCaacagctactccaccaccaccaccactactaACATGGGCATCATGAATTTCTCCACTGGTGCCACGGTGGGCAGCAGCGTCCAGTCTCAGAACCCCCAGAGGGTCAGTGGTGGGCAAAGCTCGGACTCATTGCAGAGCCCAGTTTCTGGGGTGGCATTGCAAGGTGGGCagcagaaagagggagagcagagtcagcagtcccagcagcaacaacaacagcagcagcagcaacaaatcCTGATCCAGCCCCAGCTTGTCCAAGGTGGGCAAACCATCCaagccctccagaccaccccTCTCTCTGGGCAGAGCTTTGCCACCCAGGCCATCTCTCAAGATGCTTTGCAGAACcttcagctccaggctgtgcccaACTCAGGGCCCATCATCATTCGCACGCCCACGGTGGGGCCCAACGGGCAGGTCAGCTGGCAgaccatccagctccagaacctccaagtgcagaaccccCAGGCCCAGACAATCACCTTGGCCCCCATGCAGGGAGTCTCCCTGGGCCAAActggcagcaccagcaccacacTCACCCCCATCGCCTCCCTGCCCAGTGGCACCGTCACTGTCAatgctgcccagctctcctccgTGCCAGGCCTCCAGACTATTAACCTCAGTGCCTTGGGAGCTTCTGGGATCCAGGTTCATCAGCTCCAGGGGTTGCCCTTGGCCATTGCCAACGCCACCG GTGACCACGGGACTCAGCTGGGGCTCCATGGCACGAGTGGGGATGGGCTGGGGGATGAGAACACAGCCGTGGAGGAAGGAGAGACCAGCCCAGAcccacagcctcagcaaggGAAGAAGACCAGGAGAGAGGCTTGTACCTGCCCCTACTGCAAGGACAACGAGGGGAG gagctctggagatccagggaaaaagaagcagcACATCTGCCACATCCCAGGCTGTGGGAAGGTCTATGGCAAAACTTCTCACCTGAGGGCCCACCTGAGATGGCACACAGGGGAGAGACCTTTCATCTGCAACTGGATCCTCTGTGGGAAGCGCTTCACCCGCAGCGATGAGCTGCAGCGGCACAAGCGCACGCACACAG GGGAGAAGAAGTTCGCCTGCCCGGAGTGCCCCAAGCGCTTCATGCGGAGCGATCACCTCTCCAAGCACATCAAGACGCACCAGAACAAGAAGGGAGCGGCCGGCAGCAGCGTGGCCATGAACGTCTCCGCCGTAGCCATGGACTCTGCGGGCTCGGCCGAGGGGAACGGCAGCTCCGCGCCCTCCGCGCTCATCGCCACCAATATGGTGGCCATGGAGGCCATCTGCCCCGAGGGCATCGCCCGCCTGGCCAGCAGCGGCATCAACGTCATGCAAGTGGCCGACCTGCAGTCCATCAACATCAGCGGCAACGGCTTCTGA
- the SP1 gene encoding transcription factor Sp1 isoform X1 — protein sequence MSDQESPEEMAAVKPEKGEGDANSNSSAGSGEGQESQPSPLALLAATCSRIESPNENSNSSQGGQQGGGSSELDLSAAAAQIAQSANGWQIISTGSTTPTPSKEQGGNNGGNGGEGSKSRPVSAGQYVVTTASNLQNQQVLTGLPGVIPNIQYQVIPQFQTIDGQQLQFATTPTQVNVQQDAAGQLQIIPGTNQQIITSRAGTSNLIAMPNLLQQAVPIQGVGLANNTLSGQTQYVANVPVALNGNITLLPVNSVAASLAATSQTVTMSSSGSPDSSSQTVTSSSAATSTNVATSQASSGAFFTNANSYSTTTTTTNMGIMNFSTGATVGSSVQSQNPQRVSGGQSSDSLQSPVSGVALQGGQQKEGEQSQQSQQQQQQQQQQQILIQPQLVQGGQTIQALQTTPLSGQSFATQAISQDALQNLQLQAVPNSGPIIIRTPTVGPNGQVSWQTIQLQNLQVQNPQAQTITLAPMQGVSLGQTGSTSTTLTPIASLPSGTVTVNAAQLSSVPGLQTINLSALGASGIQVHQLQGLPLAIANATGDHGTQLGLHGTSGDGLGDENTAVEEGETSPDPQPQQGKKTRREACTCPYCKDNEGRSSGDPGKKKQHICHIPGCGKVYGKTSHLRAHLRWHTGERPFICNWILCGKRFTRSDELQRHKRTHTGEKKFACPECPKRFMRSDHLSKHIKTHQNKKGAAGSSVAMNVSAVAMDSAGSAEGNGSSAPSALIATNMVAMEAICPEGIARLASSGINVMQVADLQSINISGNGF from the exons ATGAGCG ACCAAGAGAGCCCCGAGGAGATGGCAGCCGTGAAGCCCGAGAAGGGCGAAGGCGACGccaacagcaacagcagtgcaggcagcggGGAGGGCCAG gaATCACAGCCTTCCccgctggctctgctggcagccacctGCAGCCGGATCGAGTCTCCCAACGAGAACTCCAACAGCtcccagggtgggcagcagggaggagggagcagtgagctggacctgagtgctgctgctgctcagattgCTCAGTCTGCCAACGGCTGGCAGATCATCTCCACCGGTTCCACCACCCCGACCCCTTCCAAGGAGCAAGGTGGCAACAACGGTGGCAACGGCGGGGAGGGCTCCAAGAGCCGCCCAGTGAGCGCCGGGCAGTATGTGGTGACCACAGCCTCCAACCTGCAGAACCAGCAGGTCCTgacagggctgccaggagtcaTCCCAAACATCCAGTACCAGGTCATtccccagtttcaaaccatcgaTGGGCAGCAGCTTCAGTTTGCCACCACCCCTACCCAAGTCAACGTCCAGCAGGACGCTGCCGGGCAGCTCCAGATCATCCCTGGCACCAATCAGCAGATCATCACGAGCAGGGCTGGGACCAGTAACCTCATCGCCATGcccaacctgctgcagcaggctgtgcccatCCAGGGCGTGGGCTTGGCCAACAACACCCTCTCAGGGCAAACCCAGTATGTGGCCAATGTCCCCGTGGCCCTCAATGGCAACATCACCTTGCTGCCAGTCAACAGCgtggctgccagcttggctgccACCTCGCAGACGGTGACCAtgagcagctctggctctccagacagcagctcccaaactgtcacctccagctctgctgccacttCCACCAACGTGGCCACGTCCCAGGCCAGCTCCGGAGCCTTCTTCACCAACGCCaacagctactccaccaccaccaccactactaACATGGGCATCATGAATTTCTCCACTGGTGCCACGGTGGGCAGCAGCGTCCAGTCTCAGAACCCCCAGAGGGTCAGTGGTGGGCAAAGCTCGGACTCATTGCAGAGCCCAGTTTCTGGGGTGGCATTGCAAGGTGGGCagcagaaagagggagagcagagtcagcagtcccagcagcaacaacaacagcagcagcagcaacaaatcCTGATCCAGCCCCAGCTTGTCCAAGGTGGGCAAACCATCCaagccctccagaccaccccTCTCTCTGGGCAGAGCTTTGCCACCCAGGCCATCTCTCAAGATGCTTTGCAGAACcttcagctccaggctgtgcccaACTCAGGGCCCATCATCATTCGCACGCCCACGGTGGGGCCCAACGGGCAGGTCAGCTGGCAgaccatccagctccagaacctccaagtgcagaaccccCAGGCCCAGACAATCACCTTGGCCCCCATGCAGGGAGTCTCCCTGGGCCAAActggcagcaccagcaccacacTCACCCCCATCGCCTCCCTGCCCAGTGGCACCGTCACTGTCAatgctgcccagctctcctccgTGCCAGGCCTCCAGACTATTAACCTCAGTGCCTTGGGAGCTTCTGGGATCCAGGTTCATCAGCTCCAGGGGTTGCCCTTGGCCATTGCCAACGCCACCG GTGACCACGGGACTCAGCTGGGGCTCCATGGCACGAGTGGGGATGGGCTGGGGGATGAGAACACAGCCGTGGAGGAAGGAGAGACCAGCCCAGAcccacagcctcagcaaggGAAGAAGACCAGGAGAGAGGCTTGTACCTGCCCCTACTGCAAGGACAACGAGGGGAG gagctctggagatccagggaaaaagaagcagcACATCTGCCACATCCCAGGCTGTGGGAAGGTCTATGGCAAAACTTCTCACCTGAGGGCCCACCTGAGATGGCACACAGGGGAGAGACCTTTCATCTGCAACTGGATCCTCTGTGGGAAGCGCTTCACCCGCAGCGATGAGCTGCAGCGGCACAAGCGCACGCACACAG GGGAGAAGAAGTTCGCCTGCCCGGAGTGCCCCAAGCGCTTCATGCGGAGCGATCACCTCTCCAAGCACATCAAGACGCACCAGAACAAGAAGGGAGCGGCCGGCAGCAGCGTGGCCATGAACGTCTCCGCCGTAGCCATGGACTCTGCGGGCTCGGCCGAGGGGAACGGCAGCTCCGCGCCCTCCGCGCTCATCGCCACCAATATGGTGGCCATGGAGGCCATCTGCCCCGAGGGCATCGCCCGCCTGGCCAGCAGCGGCATCAACGTCATGCAAGTGGCCGACCTGCAGTCCATCAACATCAGCGGCAACGGCTTCTGA
- the SP1 gene encoding transcription factor Sp1 isoform X2 — protein MDQESPEEMAAVKPEKGEGDANSNSSAGSGEGQESQPSPLALLAATCSRIESPNENSNSSQGGQQGGGSSELDLSAAAAQIAQSANGWQIISTGSTTPTPSKEQGGNNGGNGGEGSKSRPVSAGQYVVTTASNLQNQQVLTGLPGVIPNIQYQVIPQFQTIDGQQLQFATTPTQVNVQQDAAGQLQIIPGTNQQIITSRAGTSNLIAMPNLLQQAVPIQGVGLANNTLSGQTQYVANVPVALNGNITLLPVNSVAASLAATSQTVTMSSSGSPDSSSQTVTSSSAATSTNVATSQASSGAFFTNANSYSTTTTTTNMGIMNFSTGATVGSSVQSQNPQRVSGGQSSDSLQSPVSGVALQGGQQKEGEQSQQSQQQQQQQQQQQILIQPQLVQGGQTIQALQTTPLSGQSFATQAISQDALQNLQLQAVPNSGPIIIRTPTVGPNGQVSWQTIQLQNLQVQNPQAQTITLAPMQGVSLGQTGSTSTTLTPIASLPSGTVTVNAAQLSSVPGLQTINLSALGASGIQVHQLQGLPLAIANATGDHGTQLGLHGTSGDGLGDENTAVEEGETSPDPQPQQGKKTRREACTCPYCKDNEGRSSGDPGKKKQHICHIPGCGKVYGKTSHLRAHLRWHTGERPFICNWILCGKRFTRSDELQRHKRTHTGEKKFACPECPKRFMRSDHLSKHIKTHQNKKGAAGSSVAMNVSAVAMDSAGSAEGNGSSAPSALIATNMVAMEAICPEGIARLASSGINVMQVADLQSINISGNGF, from the exons ATGG ACCAAGAGAGCCCCGAGGAGATGGCAGCCGTGAAGCCCGAGAAGGGCGAAGGCGACGccaacagcaacagcagtgcaggcagcggGGAGGGCCAG gaATCACAGCCTTCCccgctggctctgctggcagccacctGCAGCCGGATCGAGTCTCCCAACGAGAACTCCAACAGCtcccagggtgggcagcagggaggagggagcagtgagctggacctgagtgctgctgctgctcagattgCTCAGTCTGCCAACGGCTGGCAGATCATCTCCACCGGTTCCACCACCCCGACCCCTTCCAAGGAGCAAGGTGGCAACAACGGTGGCAACGGCGGGGAGGGCTCCAAGAGCCGCCCAGTGAGCGCCGGGCAGTATGTGGTGACCACAGCCTCCAACCTGCAGAACCAGCAGGTCCTgacagggctgccaggagtcaTCCCAAACATCCAGTACCAGGTCATtccccagtttcaaaccatcgaTGGGCAGCAGCTTCAGTTTGCCACCACCCCTACCCAAGTCAACGTCCAGCAGGACGCTGCCGGGCAGCTCCAGATCATCCCTGGCACCAATCAGCAGATCATCACGAGCAGGGCTGGGACCAGTAACCTCATCGCCATGcccaacctgctgcagcaggctgtgcccatCCAGGGCGTGGGCTTGGCCAACAACACCCTCTCAGGGCAAACCCAGTATGTGGCCAATGTCCCCGTGGCCCTCAATGGCAACATCACCTTGCTGCCAGTCAACAGCgtggctgccagcttggctgccACCTCGCAGACGGTGACCAtgagcagctctggctctccagacagcagctcccaaactgtcacctccagctctgctgccacttCCACCAACGTGGCCACGTCCCAGGCCAGCTCCGGAGCCTTCTTCACCAACGCCaacagctactccaccaccaccaccactactaACATGGGCATCATGAATTTCTCCACTGGTGCCACGGTGGGCAGCAGCGTCCAGTCTCAGAACCCCCAGAGGGTCAGTGGTGGGCAAAGCTCGGACTCATTGCAGAGCCCAGTTTCTGGGGTGGCATTGCAAGGTGGGCagcagaaagagggagagcagagtcagcagtcccagcagcaacaacaacagcagcagcagcaacaaatcCTGATCCAGCCCCAGCTTGTCCAAGGTGGGCAAACCATCCaagccctccagaccaccccTCTCTCTGGGCAGAGCTTTGCCACCCAGGCCATCTCTCAAGATGCTTTGCAGAACcttcagctccaggctgtgcccaACTCAGGGCCCATCATCATTCGCACGCCCACGGTGGGGCCCAACGGGCAGGTCAGCTGGCAgaccatccagctccagaacctccaagtgcagaaccccCAGGCCCAGACAATCACCTTGGCCCCCATGCAGGGAGTCTCCCTGGGCCAAActggcagcaccagcaccacacTCACCCCCATCGCCTCCCTGCCCAGTGGCACCGTCACTGTCAatgctgcccagctctcctccgTGCCAGGCCTCCAGACTATTAACCTCAGTGCCTTGGGAGCTTCTGGGATCCAGGTTCATCAGCTCCAGGGGTTGCCCTTGGCCATTGCCAACGCCACCG GTGACCACGGGACTCAGCTGGGGCTCCATGGCACGAGTGGGGATGGGCTGGGGGATGAGAACACAGCCGTGGAGGAAGGAGAGACCAGCCCAGAcccacagcctcagcaaggGAAGAAGACCAGGAGAGAGGCTTGTACCTGCCCCTACTGCAAGGACAACGAGGGGAG gagctctggagatccagggaaaaagaagcagcACATCTGCCACATCCCAGGCTGTGGGAAGGTCTATGGCAAAACTTCTCACCTGAGGGCCCACCTGAGATGGCACACAGGGGAGAGACCTTTCATCTGCAACTGGATCCTCTGTGGGAAGCGCTTCACCCGCAGCGATGAGCTGCAGCGGCACAAGCGCACGCACACAG GGGAGAAGAAGTTCGCCTGCCCGGAGTGCCCCAAGCGCTTCATGCGGAGCGATCACCTCTCCAAGCACATCAAGACGCACCAGAACAAGAAGGGAGCGGCCGGCAGCAGCGTGGCCATGAACGTCTCCGCCGTAGCCATGGACTCTGCGGGCTCGGCCGAGGGGAACGGCAGCTCCGCGCCCTCCGCGCTCATCGCCACCAATATGGTGGCCATGGAGGCCATCTGCCCCGAGGGCATCGCCCGCCTGGCCAGCAGCGGCATCAACGTCATGCAAGTGGCCGACCTGCAGTCCATCAACATCAGCGGCAACGGCTTCTGA